GAGGCAGAGTTCCTCCCACTGACAGTGCAGGTGCTCCACCTGCTCCTGCAGCAGCAGGACGTCGTCGGCGATGATGTACTGGGACAGATCCGTCTTCATGGTGCTCAGCTCTGTCAGGCTCTCAGCCCAGTCCTCCAGGCAGTCCTCGTTCTCCTGCATACCATAACACAGCGAGCGCCACAACAAACGGTCAGACCTCCTCTCCCACAGCTCACTCTACAGATACTCCCTGATGTCTCTGTCTGCCCGGCCCCTTTCTCTCTCCCcgtctctcttttctctctctttctactgGCCCAGAGAGGATTAATGAGGGCCACCGGCTGCAGGCCGGCCGGGGGAGGGGTGCATtggaggggggaggggaggggattGAGGGAGGGGTGGGGGATAAAGGCAGTGATGGGTCAGAGAGGATGTGTTGAGACAAACCTGTTTCAAACTTGGCTTTGCATTCTTTGACCTCTAGTGATCGTTTTCACCGAAGGCTCCAAGTCTGTGTGAAGTGGACTGCTTCCTGATGTCCTTACAATATGTCTTCTTCACAAACTGTTTAGTCTGGTTTGGATATTTTAAAAAGGGGCTTTTATTGCTATTGTTACTATGAAAAGTTATGTGAATCTAAACTTTACATCTGTATCAATGGATTAGAGTCTAGTCTTTTTATTCATTTTCAAAAAGATGGTGCTTAGCGCTATCGTGTAATGCAGTACAACTCACAGCAGAATAAAAAGCCCAAATGTATAGGGAGTAGTAGGACATTTTGGGACAAAGTTCATTCAGGGGATTACATTTGTTTCCAATTATTCCGTTCTttcaaaaaaaaatacatgataCATTGAAAACCCTCCTGTTACATtcagggtcaaattgacccgtttGAAAGTTTGAAAATCTACGAAAAATACTTTTTCTTTTGTATGAAACTTCTTCTACTTACCTTAAaaagacacgcacacacacacacacacacacacacacacacacacacacacacacacacacacacacacacacacacacacacacacacacacacacacacacacacacacacacacacacacacacacacacacacacacacacacacacacaccacacacacacacacacacacacacacacacacacacactcttaattGCTGTTACAATCAAATACTTTAAATACAAATCCTTATGACTCATTTGGCTTGACATCAACCAATTGGAAAAAAAGttggaacattttaaaagtcatttaaaaaacgttatgtTATGCAAAACTAATGTATTTTATATCAAGGTTTTTCCAAtgtaaaaagaaaatagaaaaatgtGTTTGAATGTATATGTTTTGTGAAAAGCCAGCGACTTATTCTAATGGAGCCATGATCTGAGAGGTGAATAACACAATTGCACTAATTCACACCAAATCCTGCATTTTGGTGTAAGAGTGTTGGTGAGTCCGGCTCCTGTGATGAGAGCCCAAAGGGATACGGATTTTCTTGTAGCCTTTTAGAAGATGAAACCGATTCAGTTTTGGAGAAGTCACATTGCAGTAGCCAATCGCATAACCATGTATAATGGGTAATTTCATATAAATGGGTCAATCAAAGAAGGGTAACTCAAATGAATGCCTGATTTGGTGTGAAAGCAGCCTTTTGGTCCCAAGTTACTTAGCAACAAAAATCATCCTTTGGCTCCAGCCAGTGAGGTCTAACTCCACCATAATCACTGCACAGTGTCTCCTTCTCTGCACAGGGTGCTTAGTATAGAAATAAAACTGCCAGTGGACagaacagtgtgtgtttttgttttgtgtttgtgagACCAGCTGTGTGCAGATGTACCTTGATGTATTTCTCGGCACTCTGCAGCTCCTCTGCAAAATCTGGCATCGACTCGTTAAGTCTGGTCTTCAAGTCCTTCAACTGCAGCGTGCTGTCTCCCAGTCCGGCCTCGCAGCGCTCCCAGTTCTGTCACACAGTCAAAAACTGCTTAGAAACTCTTTGATCACACTGATCGATGCTGTGGCATCTGAACCTGCTGATAAGGCTTTGAGACGACTTCTTTGTCTTTGGCTTCCTAAACCTATCCACAGTCATTCATTAGAGCAGATTACATTAACTTGGCCGCTCGCGATGCAAACAGAATCTGTCCGAGGCCGAGGACAGAAGGAGGATTCAGGTGTACCAGGCAGAGATTAGGTGGTGACAAAAAACATCAACAATAACTGCTTTAAGGTTTTTAAAGACACATTTTGTAAATATTTGCTTGTGTCAGGAAATTGCTCACATTTTATAAAATGaattaatattaaaaaaaatagactCAATCAATGATATAGAAACTCTCCAGACCAAACTGGAAAATTGCAAAAATGAAATTAGGGCTATAAATAACAATTATTAAACATTTTCTAAACTATTAATAGTTTGTCTTTAAAATGTCCGGACACAGACAAGAGGCCACATGGATGTCTTTACAACATTACTTGCCTTGTCCAACTAAACATCAGAATATTAAATTGAGAAGGATATGAAGCAGAAAGAAACAATTAAACAAACTGACATTAGTAAATAAAAACACGAGAAGGTTTGACATTGTTCTTGCAGCAGTAGATACGTTTCTTCCTGCCTTGACCACAGACCATTTTAATGTTGGGCCCAATCCATGACCAGGACCATGGGGTCCCAGTCCAGACCCAATCCCAATAAGAGCAATTAAAACCAAGTCTAACCCCATTACAAGCAAACACCCGAAGAAGGCAGCATatttaaatgttcaaaaaggtagtGAAGTCCAACATGGACACGGAGGCCAGGACCAAGTCATGTAGGTACAAAACACTTCTCCAAAACACAGCAGACTAAGATCTGTAAAATACCTGAAGGCATCACTTCATCTGCTGCTGAACCACAGTGAGTTAAGAGAACTTCCTTGCCTGCACGATAGCGTCGGTGAGGTCCATCCTGCGGCCCAGCAGGCTGTGGAGCTTCTCCCAATCCTCCTGCAGGTTTCCCAGGTCCGTCCGCAGCTGAGTCTGGGTCTCCTCGTCCCCCATGGAGAAGAGCTGCCGGCCCACTTCCAGAGTGTGGATGAAGCTGCACTGATACCTCTGGAACAACAGCTCCGTGTGCTGAGGACAGATTATATAAAAGATGACGGGAGAAAAAGAAAGGAAGACAGAAAGAGACCAGGAGAGAAAGCTTAGCATTGAGCTGCTCTGTGATTTCTGCAGTGAAGGGTTCCCTTTTATTGAGAAGCAGCTATCTGCTCCTGTTCATCTTAATCAAGCACTCACAAGACCTAGAAAGGAATCACTCTTCCTTATCTCTTTTCTTTCCCTTttaatgtaaatgtaatcatGAGCACTTGTTTCCTTTTCCTAAGTCTCAAACCAGGCCTCAGGCGGAGGTTTAGTTCCTGTTTGTGGTAACGACTGATCTTTATCTCAACTAACAGTGTTTTAAACTCATTCATAAAAACAGCCAAGTTGTTTCTGGAGGGTGTGAAAGTGAACAAGTAGATTGTAGGAACAGTCGGATTCAGGACAGGGACAAGGATTGTGTTAAAGAAGATGTAAATAACATCATCCACTCAGGCCATACCATCTTAGATCTGATGCTGTCATTTACTGCTGCGAATCTTTGCTTTTTTACATTAGAATATTCTGTCCTTGATGTTTAAAGAGGCCATTTATCCTTTTTGGGGTTGCCAGGTTTTCGTGCAagtaaatccctgtgttccctccaggggTGAGTTTCTCTTCCACAAACTCCCCCgggcctgaaacgcctccattttgtttacttctgtaacatagtgacatctctatgtaacacttgcgcaatgtgttggctagcgctccaacacattgtacgtgataaggCTAAGGGGAGGCTAAGGGGAGGGAcagctctaagcggttgaccaatcacaacagatatTTCCCCCAGAAACCTgccggtccgctgcaactcttactacttttaaatccaggctgaagacttttctttttgtcgctgcttttaattgaaactgagccgttgtgttcatcagtaaagtggaacttctgtgtgaactattcatatcttaaactgcactgtaactttttattcatgtattttttcttttaatgtttcttttattatcttttcttttgaatgactgtttttaaatgcctttgtctgaatgtctttcatttttgtaaagcaccttgaattgccttgtgttgaaaggtgctctataaataaacttgccttgtgtGGAATAATGAATTCCCTCACCTGCAGGCCCTGGAGGGAGCGTCTCAGCTGCTGCAGGCTGCAGTGTGCCGGGCCGGCGGGGGGGAGGAGGGTCTGCGTCTCCGTCAGGAACCTCTGCAGCTTCTTCAGGCTGCGGCTGTACAGGTGCCAGTTCCTCAGCAGCCCCTCCACCAGGCAGCGCCGCTGGTCCGCCCGCTGCACCGCCCCCTGCCAGTGCTCCCGGAGGTGGGTGAGCTTCAGGATGAAGTCACTCCTGGATAACACAGTTCAGAAATGATGGTAAACTTTCCCTTACACTTTTAATACTACAATGATAATACACTTTGGTCGTCTTACCTGTCCTCCACCTCTCCTCTGCAGCAGATGAAGAGCTTCAGTGATGACGGAATGCAGGATCTGGTGTCCAGAAAACAGCTCCGTCTGAAAACGCTGACACGCCATAAGAGATCAGGATTCCATCTCTGTGTGTTGAAGGGTTTGTAGATCTGTTGTGATTGAGTGTGTGATTCAGATACCTTGTGTGTGCAGAGCTGCTGTCTGAGGCCGGTGTAGGAGCCGGCCACGTCCACAGCCAGGCTGTCCTCCATCCTCTGCAGGAAGGACATCCAGCTCTCACACTTCTGCTCAAAGCTCTGCCGCCTCAGAGCCTCCGTCTGAAGCTCACTGCACACAGAAAACAATACACTGTTGGAGAAAAACAATCATCTCAAATCTGCTAAGTGCTGCGCTACATTTCTTTCATGTATTTAGAGTTTAATGGGGTCTgtccttaaatgtatttattttgtacgtcttttactCTCACATTTTGAATCAAACCGTAAAAGGATTTTGTGATTTCACTTATAGCATGACAATAAGGTGTTGAACAAAGTATCTATAAAGATCTATGTTCTTTTGAGTATATTCTGAGCGTCTGATGACAGTTCTGGTACAAAGTGTAGGATCACAGAGTGTGTTTTTAGTGTTAGCAACAGGGCAAGTTATCATAAAATCAATCTCACTATTAAATATCCAGATGTTTTGCTACAAAGGCATAGTAAAATCATACCTTTTGGTACATGACATAAACTATAACTTACCTGCAGGTCTCCTCAGCTCGGGCGGAGGTTTCGGTCCAGCGATTGTTGAGGCGTTGCAGACGGCGCGCTGCAGCGTCTCCGACCGTCAGGCTGCAGCTCTGCTCATTCAGTACGTCCAGATCAGCTGACAGGCCGCTCAGCTCGAGGAGGCCAGACTGGAAACACATGGTGGCAGCTCAGATCACAAAGTCTGAACTACTGCATGCGTGACATTACAGCTGAGAAATACTTCATGCTTTAAACTTGTTCTGTGATCTTCTGTCCACATTCTAATCTTCTAATATATTTCGTTTTTGACTCGTGGTTTGGAAATGTCTCGGGTGTAGATAAACCTATTATTTATAGCTTTAAGTGTCCTTAAAGGTCCAGACCTTTGGAAACTAGTCCAAAAAGTATGTTTACCAATAACAATTCAACAATTCAGACATCTTTGTAGGATTAAAACAGAGAGGAAGAAGCAGTCCTACAATCATCCGAAACTCAGTACATGTTCTCTCACCTGGTCTGCGGTGGGACTCACATCCTGCAGTCGCTCCTGCCAGAGCTGCAGGTTTccctccagagactgcaggacGCTTTCAAACTCCTGCAGCCGCTGAAGCTCCTCCTGCACGCAAACACGACACATGACTCACAGCCTACTGGGTCTTAATTTATAGGTCACTGATACTTAGTGCAAACAGGTGGCAGGTTACACAACACACAAGTTATGCAGTACTCTGGAACAGCGCCTGCATCATAGAGCATATCCAAAAGTATCTACTAGAGCAGAGGTTCCCAACCTGGGTATTTGGCCTCAGATGATTCGAGGCCAAATatgatatttagacttttttttaatttattttttacatataattgtaaggtaatacatgattgtcactacaagccttgtctctacattacaataataaaaaaaaattgattaattaatttgaatacaaattcaagttagtattaaaggcataaaaaatagaaatgtataattctttcttttatagaaatgttttctgcgcgtaaagtgtccaaaccgggcttgtctggataagcgcatttttaaaacagtcattgtccatgccggtttcagttggattatttgtcacagttgctccgatcagatctgtctcctccattttgtagattatttacgacttttgaatccacataaacacatctgcaaaatccggcttactttgagcatgtgctttaaacagtttaatccctttgtgaattgtttccacttgcgccttcctttaatttcttcatacagcgggaatccaaatgaatgaatcctgagtccaataaccatcaaagtcactccaatagtgctccttaattacgctttcatcctcctttaacaaaatacttcacagtcatccagtttgtgacagtagttggagcatttttgagactttgcaactttaattaccgctgttgggcgcaacttccaacaggagtcattgggggggctcttgggaaaaaaggttgggaacccctgtaccagagcataagaaatgtattttaactttttctaaacaataaaacaatatttttaattaaataagTTTGGATGAGCAAAAACGTATCAGTTATGTATTATAAATTATTAAAAAGCCACACAAATAATTAGCAACAGTAAAAGGCTTATATTTGGGTTTGTTTACATACAAATGTTAATTACCTGAGCCTTTTTTAATCTGACAGCTCATATCAATAATTTTCCTCAGGTAAAATGTTTCTTTGCTTCAGTATCACTGTGTACAGTTGTCTGAGTCACCTAGGACACAACAAATCCAAAATAACTTGGTCCAATCCCATAAACACACTCAGTGAATCAGCGAGTTGTACCTGCAGCTGACCCAGCTTCCTCGTCACCATCTGGCTGAGCTGCTGAACTCCACGTGCCAACAAGCGGCTCTCTGATTGGACCAGACTGGCAGCTAAAGGGTCCAGGTGACCAGTGAGATCCTTGGAGACCTTCAGCACCCCCTCCAGGTCGGACTGCAGAGAGTCTGTCCTCTCCAGGAGACTCTGGAGCGCAGAACAAAAACAGATTTAGGTAAGATTTAGGTATTCCTTCAAAAACAGGGAAATGTTTTATATTAAGTTGGCACAAGTAAACTTAGAAatcatacatttttatattaagTGTTCTGATtcttatttcacttcctgtgaaGCTCTGAAATATTtgtttgtgttatttatttCCTCACCTGAGCATTGTGAACCCTGACAGTGAGCTGCTCTACAGTGTCATGTTCTCCAGGCGCTCCGCTCAGTGCTGAGCTGACATCGCTCTGCAGCGTCTGCAGCCGGGCGGAGAGAGACGCAGCCGGCCGGGCGTACACCTCCCACAGCTGCAGGACATCCTGACCCCTCTGGAGCTGCTGGTCCAACGCTCTGGACGATTCTGTCCAACTGGAGGACAAGAGGAGGATGGATTTAATAAAGAGAGTTACTGTGTAATTAAAACTATTTAAatatcaaaggttttattgtcatatgctcaAAATCTACAGAGTAATTGTTTGCATGGAAATCTGAAGTCCCAGGCCCCGCCAACAGAGGACACTAAGGACTTAAAATAAATAAGGTagtaaatagtgcaagtaaacgCATGACTAAGTGTGTCATTtgtctgtgtgttttgtgagtgtgTGGGTCTCAcctgtccctctgtctgtccagctgctgTGTGAGGAGAGTCTCAGCAGTAGGACTGATGATGTCTTTGAGGAAGGAGACGCTTTGATTTAATCTGTCCCACTCTGCCTCTGAAGCTGCTGTCTCCTCATGAAGAAGCTGCTTCCAACCATAAAAACAGCATTAAATTATCAGTTGTTCCAAAATAAATGATGTTCTTTCTGCACATTTGGTTCAGAAACCATAGAGCCTTTTCGCATTCTCTACATGTAGCAAAAGTTGCATGATATGTGTGATGAGGAGCAGTCCTACCTGCAGCCTTCCATGCAGATCTCTGTGTGCCTGCAGGCAGAGCTGAGGGCTGCTGTGATACTCAAGAGTCTGAGATCTTCTCACAGTGTTCAGCATCATCTGCTTCAGCTGCTTCTCCACACAATCCCACAGCTGCTGCGCCTCAACCAGCCTCTGTCTGACTGAGTCATGCTGTTAGTGACCAGACAGGATGTTTAATTATCGGGAGAAAAAGACATAACCAGACGACAAATACCAaacaatatatatttaagaTAAAGCTGGCAAAAATGACCTCACAACATTCCTACCCAAAGCCCAATCGTTTATTAAAGTATGAATACATTTGGCGTCATTGTTACTATTGATGCTATGTATCATGGTTTGTATTCATTTTGCTGATGGTAATTAGATAAAGTCATCCAACGAGAGgtcacacaacaacaacacctgAAGCTTTCTCTTTAAGGTTTTTGCAAAATGCAGTCTTTATTTCTTCAATTTTTTGGAAtattttctgttgtttttatttattttataatagTTTAAGACGTTTTAACAATGTAAGGCGCTTAGTGAATTTGCTTTTAGAAGTGCTGTGTAAATACCTTTTTTAAATTGTTATTATGTTTTCCTCTACAACCAAAACAATTTCCACATCTTCATTTCCTCACTCATTCACCTGTTGTGTGAGAGCTGCACAGGCCTGGATGGATGTATCTGTTTTAGACATTAAATCACAGCTGCTGTTTCCTCCTCGATCAAGTTTGCCTCTCATCTCCTGAAGAGCTTCACACCTCTGCCTGATCTTCTCCTCGAGATCCTGAAACACAGAGAAAACAAAGAGGAAAACAAATGATTTCCTTGGCGAagactttaagctttatgactTTCCAAATCCTGAAAAGGCACATTTTCTACAGGTGCTTGATTGATAGTGCAgatgtgacctctgacctggcAGGTGCtgatgctctggagcagctcCGTCTGGCTGCTGGGTGTCTGAGCAGACTTCATCCAGAGGATCTGATCTGTGATCCAGCTGTTGATCTGCTGCAGGCGGGCCTCATGCTCCAACCTGCTCCTC
The sequence above is drawn from the Pseudochaenichthys georgianus chromosome 22, fPseGeo1.2, whole genome shotgun sequence genome and encodes:
- the LOC139432903 gene encoding nesprin-2-like, giving the protein MEEINLFSDNKTHLKQLGEQLITASNKTKETEVNDKLKDINDRWQHLFDHIEARSLTSEPRFPSQVPTHYFLFFKNLAVHCVKQIQKVEQELRSRLEHEARLQQINSWITDQILWMKSAQTPSSQTELLQSISTCQDLEEKIRQRCEALQEMRGKLDRGGNSSCDLMSKTDTSIQACAALTQQHDSVRQRLVEAQQLWDCVEKQLKQMMLNTVRRSQTLEYHSSPQLCLQAHRDLHGRLQQLLHEETAASEAEWDRLNQSVSFLKDIISPTAETLLTQQLDRQRDSWTESSRALDQQLQRGQDVLQLWEVYARPAASLSARLQTLQSDVSSALSGAPGEHDTVEQLTVRVHNAQSLLERTDSLQSDLEGVLKVSKDLTGHLDPLAASLVQSESRLLARGVQQLSQMVTRKLGQLQEELQRLQEFESVLQSLEGNLQLWQERLQDVSPTADQSGLLELSGLSADLDVLNEQSCSLTVGDAAARRLQRLNNRWTETSARAEETCSELQTEALRRQSFEQKCESWMSFLQRMEDSLAVDVAGSYTGLRQQLCTHKRFQTELFSGHQILHSVITEALHLLQRRGGGQLTHLREHWQGAVQRADQRRCLVEGLLRNWHLYSRSLKKLQRFLTETQTLLPPAGPAHCSLQQLRRSLQGLQHTELLFQRYQCSFIHTLEVGRQLFSMGDEETQTQLRTDLGNLQEDWEKLHSLLGRRMDLTDAIVQNWERCEAGLGDSTLQLKDLKTRLNESMPDFAEELQSAEKYIKENEDCLEDWAESLTELSTMKTDLSQYIIADDVLLLQEQVEHLHCQWEELCLKVSMRKQEIEDRLNAWIIFKEKNKELCEWLAQMENKVAHNSDLNIEEMVEKLKKRRQLFEPQQGHAGVFCVQFTAPFICHSVGR